Proteins found in one Pseudorasbora parva isolate DD20220531a chromosome 11, ASM2467924v1, whole genome shotgun sequence genomic segment:
- the LOC137092223 gene encoding G protein-regulated inducer of neurite outgrowth 1 codes for MEGPVLTESEVWKVGSGTSTSLDADDRNIDYSPLMNDAITDENLSKASANPGISIQEDICGSIQEEPDPEVTSDQIKSLTQQEQRLEEDLSSTQTAVESNEAVCKQERSVNQAEEPADKTCWAPGRQNLDQGINQEITILVTNHDCILEDEEDEEFGEQKTSSCPAEPETVSSVEGGGATEEESLDGSIVVVNMIEVSQVQKTSMSTEQNTTTEEPRLPGDSNNETNSGRNSSSTPQKTDTSSTHANTRASVEVNVSSLKDQPTQPEDVEVKLKKTESTETRDAIRPAQEKLDVTRSPGRAQHVQTQVSLEVMYQSVATSPMTPPEGSGAFIFPSTFGKLANKCSTEVAQTIQTKDAELQVGLQVEFRSVATAPMSPIILTAPEVIPEPEPRIGVVTEEAPEPVQEVSWDEKGMTWEVYGAVVEVAVLGTAIQKHLEKRVKKLNKQPLTLPASADVQSVDLTETSTPMPSSPPPISDPGESSPAKEQSEENTVQSGRRRQNTFRRWFRNVRRPSCCSRPRQDEEN; via the coding sequence ATGGAGGGTCCTGTTCTGACAGAAAGTGAAGTTTGGAAAGTTGGCTCAGGAACCAGCACAAGTTTAGACGCGGATGACAGAAATATTGACTACTCTCCCCTTATGAATGACGCCATAACTGATGAAAACCTGTCAAAAGCATCTGCAAACCCAGGGATCTCAATCCAAGAGGATATCTGCGGCAGCATCCAGGAGGAACCCGACCCAGAGGTTACATCAGATCAGATCAAGTCTCTAACTCAACAAGAGCAGCGATTAGAAGAGGATTTATCTTCCACTCAAACAGCAGTTGAGAGCAATGAGGCAGTGTGTAAACAAGAAAGGAGTGTTAACCAAGCAGAGGAACCAGCAGATAAGACGTGCTGGGCGCCTGGCCGACAAAACCTTGACCAGGGGATTAACCAGGAGATCACCATTCTGGTGACCAATCATGACTGTATATTGGAGGATGAGGAAGATGAGGAGTTTGGGGAGCAGAAGACTTCCAGCTGCCCTGCTGAACCAGAGACTGTCTCTTCCGTTGAGGGTGGAGGAGCGACTGAGGAAGAGAGTCTCGATGGATCCATCGTCGTGGTGAACATGATCGAGGTCAGtcaagttcagaagaccagcaTGAGTACTGAGCAGAATACCACTACTGAAGAACCAAGATTGCCTGGAGATAGTAACAATGAGACAAACTCTGGAAGAAATAGTTCAAGCACCCCTCAGAAAACAGACACAAGTAGCACACATGCTAACACAAGGGCCTCGGTGGAAGTGAATGTCAGCAGTCTGAAAGATCAGCCCACACAGCCTGAAGATGTAGAAGTAAAACTGAAGAAAACCGAATCGACTGAAACCAGGGATGCCATACGGCCCGCGCAAGAGAAGCTCGACGTGACTCGGTCACCTGGACGTGCACAGCATGTGCAAACCCAGGTCAGTCTGGAGGTGATGTACCAATCAGTGGCCACCAGCCCCATGACTCCTCCCGAGGGATCCGGAGCGTTCATTTTTCCAAGCACTTTTGGAAAACTCGCCAACAAGTGCAGTACAGAGGTAGCCCAGACCATACAGACCAAAGATGCCGAGTTGCAGGTGGGCTTGCAGGTGGAATTCCGTTCGGTTGCCACAGCTCCCATGAGCCCGATTATTCTGACCGCACCTGAGGTTATCCCAGAGCCGGAACCACGGATCGGGGTGGTGACAGAGGAAGCTCCAGAACCTGTGCAGGAGGTGAGCTGGGACGAAAAGGGAATGACTTGGGAGGTGTACGGTGCGGTGGTGGAGGTGGCAGTGCTGGGTACGGCAATCCAGAAACACCTGGAGAAACGGGTAAAGAAGCTAAATAAGCAACCTTTAACCTTGCCTGCTTCGGCGGATGTTCAGTCAGTGGATCTGACTGAAACATCTACACCGATGCCTTCCAGTCCTCCCCCCATCTCAGACCCCGGTGAAAGCAGCCCGGCCAAAGAACAAAGTGAGGAAAATACGGTGCAGAGCGGCAGGCGTCGACAGAATACTTTTCGCCGGTGGTTCAGGAATGTCCGGCGACCAAGTTGTTGTTCAAGACCACGTCAAGATGAGGAAAACTAA